Sequence from the Prionailurus bengalensis isolate Pbe53 chromosome A3, Fcat_Pben_1.1_paternal_pri, whole genome shotgun sequence genome:
GCTGGAGTTAATAAAATGTACGTTGGTTTTAAAACCTTGCCGGACTCACAGATTCTGCCCATCGTGGCTTTATCTTCAATGCTAAGCtgttaaaagagttttttttaaactaccatGCGAAGGTTGGCGCAATCTTGTGACCTAAAAAATACGGGTCCTCAGTTTTTTTCAAGGGGTCCTGCGCGGCAAGCACTTCCGGGGTCAGAGGGTACGCGGGGTTGAAAGCGGGCTTCCCGCCCCGCCCAGACCGCCGAGGCTGCCGCCGGAGTCGCCACCGCCGCGCCCTCGCCCACCCGCCCGCCCGCCGCTCCCGGCCCCGCTCGccccctccgccgccgccgcccgcccctgCGACGACGCCGCGGCCTCCCGCCCGCGCCCGCTCGCTCCCGCGGCCCTCGCTCGCCTCGCGCCGGCAGTTTTGGGCctacacctcccctccccccgccagccACCAAAGACTTGACCACGTAACGAGCCCAACTCCCCCGAACGCCGCCCGCCGCTCGCCATGGATGCCGGTGTGACTGAAAGTGGACTAAATGTGACTCTCACCATTCGGCTGCTTATGCACGGAAAGGAAGTAGGAAGCATCATTGGGAAGAAAGGGGAGTCGGTTAAGAGGATCCGCGAGGAGAGTGGCGCGCGGATCAACATCTCGGAGGGGAATTGCCCGGAGAGAATCATCACTCTGACCGGCCCCACCAATGCCATCTTTAAGGCCTTCGCTATGATCATCGACAAGCTGGAAGAAGATATTAACAGCTCCATGACCAACAGCACGGCGGCCAGCAGGCCCCCGGTCACCCTGAGGCTGGTGGTGCCGGCCACCCAGTGCGGCTCCCTGATTGGGAAAGGCGGGTGTAAGATCAAAGAGATCCGCGAGAGTACGGGGGCCCAGGTCCAGGTGGCGGGGGATATGCTGCCCAACTCCACCGAGCGAGCCATCACCATTGCTGGCGTGCCGCAGTCTGTCACCGAGTGTGTCAAGCAGATCTGCCTGGTCATGCTGGAGACGCTCTCCCAGTCTCCGCAAGGGAGAGTCATGACCATTCCGTACCAGCCCATGCCGGCCAGCTCTCCAGTCATCTGTGCGGGCGGCCAAGATCGGTGCAGCGACGCTGCGGGCTACCCCCATGCCACCCATGACCTGGAGGGACCACCTCTAGATGCCTACTCGATTCAAGGACAACACACCATTTCTCCGCTCGATCTGGCCAAGCTGAACCAGGTGGCAAGACAACAGTCTCACTTTGCCATGATGCACGGCGGGACCGGATTCGCCGGAATTGACTCCAGCTCTCCAGAGGTGAAAGGCTATTGGGCAAGTTTGGATGCATCTACTCAAACGACCCATGAACTCACCATTCCAAATAACTTAATTGGCTGCATAATCGGGCGCCAAGGCGCCAACATTAATGAGATCCGCCAGATGTCCGGGGCCCAGATCAAAATTGCCAATCCAGTGGAAGGCTCTTCTGGTAGGCAGGTTACTATCACTGGTTCTGCTGCCAGTATTAGTCTGGCCCAATATCTAATCAATGCCAGGCTTTCCTCTGAGAAGGGCATGGGGTGCAGCTAGAACAGTGTAGGTTCACTTATAACCCCTTTCTGCTGTTTTCCCATGATCCAACTGTGTAATTTCTGGTCAGTGATTCcaggttttaaataatttgtaagtGTTCAGTTTCTACACAACTTTATCATCcgctaagaatttaaaaatcacattctcTGTTCAGCTGTTAATGCTGGGAtccatatttagttttataagctTTTccctgtttttagttttgttttgggtttttggctcatgaattttatttctgtttgtcgATAAGAAATGTAAGAGTGGAATGTTAATAAATTTCAGTTTAGTTCTGTAAtgtcaagaatttaaaaattaaaaaatggattggTTAAAAAATGCTTCATATTTGAAAAAGCTGGGAACTACTATCTTAAACTCTTTgttggtgcttttttttcccttccctgttaGCGTTAGGCCTTTGTAGGGAGAAGGTTGGGCCCATCCTTGGTGTTCTGTCCAGCCCTTCACCTATTGGTAAGATTCCATTCCCTTTCTGTCCCAACAAAGGAACATGGCAGGCTGGGCCTGCTTTGGGATatttgcagagacagaggggctcTCCCGGAGAGTGACATCCCTCCAGCCAAGTTCCAGAGAGAGgtctctgcccatttctctgGTAGAAAACCTGGGTTTTCTCTGAAAAAGTATGGCCATTCGGTATAAATTCTGATGAATGGCAGTGTGTCCTCCCCTCttgccagccccaccccccaccccaatctcACTGGGAAAACTCTTAGCCAGGAACAAAAAAATGTTCTGAGGTGGGAGGAGCCTGGGGGGAACCcagagaagaggtgggggagggaaaagggcTGGGCTGGAGCTGGGATGGGAGGGAAAGGGGCAAGGGTGGGTTTGAGGATTTGGAagagggcaggggtggtggtAGGGATGGAGGGGTCTTGGGCACCAGGACAAAATGGGGGATGGTACCAGCGGGGCACATGTGTCGAGCATGCACCTGTGGCAAGCAGCCTGTCAGAGGATGTTATTACACCTGCCAAGTGGTGAATCCAGAAACAAAAGAGGCCCAGCTTCTAACTCTTCAGCTGTGTGCAATGTTAGAGAAACCATACCAGGAAATAATCCTGCCTAAATGGGGCAGGCCTCACAGACAGGATTGTAGACAGATCCGTTGACTATAGTCTGAAATggtgttaaaaatgcagataccTGGGTCCCACCCCCCAAATCTAAAAGGAAGACCATTTTTAACAAAACCCCGAATCGTTCTTAGATTTGAGTGCCACTGATTTCACCGGTGGATTAGGAAGATCTTGCTGCGAAGGCCTAGTTGCCTTATGTCCACACCAGCCAGTAGGATTAGGCTAGACTTCATGAGAAGAAAAATTCTCTACCATTAGGCAAAGACACGCTAGAAACAGCAATATAAGACAGTGAACGATTAGGTGCCAAAGTGATTAGTTCAAACCCCAGGCACTGTAGGAGATCACTAACAGCAAAGAGAAATTCCTGTGGGAGGGGAGTATTCCACACAATATTTGTTGAGGCTTATTCTCTACAGgatatctgttctttttttctaaactacAGACCTGGTTCCAAGAGTCCCTGGAGGTAAGATTGGGGCCTACCATACATTTTATACACAACTGTGGAGTCAGGCAGGCAGTCACTGAAGGGAACCCACATTCTGGAGTTAAACCTGAGTTCAAATTTGAGTTCTACCTgttgtggccttgggcaaattagtTAACCTCTATATAAAATAGAGGTGTTAAAAGTACACATCTCTTGGGCttgtggaaaaaaatgagagcGTGTATGTAAAGCACAACACTGCTTACAACAGTAAACTTCAATATACTTAAGACTAAAAAACCAAAGGCCCATTTCTGTCCACAGTGTCTCTGGACAGAAaggacaaatatttaaaagttagagAACAAACCAGTGTGTACTAAATGACAAGCCAAGAGAAGACCATTGGACTGAGGGACCAGGACAGGAAAGGGACGACCTAGTGAGGACCCAGAAATAGGTTCATTGTCCTCTGGAGATAAAGAGCACAAATCATGTTTTCATAAGAGTAGGGTGGGAGTGGGTAATTAAATTAATCCCTCAAACCCAGGCCAAATGGTCTTTGAGGAGTCCCTAAAATTTGTTAGGTGAAGTGGTTTAAATGCCAGATCAAAATTAGGCCTCAAATTTCCCTCAATGTCTTTCCCCTCCCATCCATTCAAAGGCAAATCTGGcaataatttgtaaaataatgaGTTAGGCTGCAAGGCACAGAATGAATGGCAACTTGGATGGACTAAAGTCGGGAACAGCAGTTAGAAAACTACCTCTAGATTCTAATACAGGTTGGGAAGTGGCATCACTAGGAATGCATGTAGAAAGGAGCCAATGCAAGAGAGATTGAAACCGAATGTGGAGGCCAGGAAAGATCTAAGGGGAGCAATGAATTGAGACCTGAGGATGGAAGTATTTGCAGGGAGGAATACTCAACAAGTAGCTAGAAGTAGACAAACTGAAAGAGTGAGCTACATGGAGACTGGTAAAGGAGGAAGATTAAGCTTTGGGGTAAGGGACCTAGTCTACTTGTTCACCATGGTATTTCTGGTGCCTGTCACCATAACATATTAGCagtatttgtagaatgaatataGAAGAAGTAGCCAATGAAGAAGTAGTcaaagcagcaggagaaaaacCAGGGTAGTGCCCTTGAGAGGAGTCAAGAAGGAAATTTTCAATAATGTTACAGAGAGATTTAATAGATTTGATTGAACATTTACTTTGTACAAAATACTTTGACCTAAAATGATGTTTTGGTAAAATTGGAAGATGTGTAGTAGCTAATTAAAAGCATGGTGTGTgataaagagagggaaaaggagtaGAGGAAGCCACAAAGTCATTTGAGGCTAAAATAGCCTTGAATGCCAGAATAAAGGGTTTGAGCTTTATCCTGAAAAGTCGTGAGCCCCAAATAGTCTTTAAGTGTACCCCTTCAGTAAAAAGTCTTTAGCATATACActattacatgtttatttctaaattactATATGTATATTAGTCATGCTTACTTATAAACTTAATGCAAGCATAATCCTAAATATTATatagttagaaaacaaaaattttataacagTTCAGGTAAACAAATTGAAATCTAATTTCTAAtcattttttgtgggtttttttttttttttttaattccttccacTCATTTGTAGAGACCACTTCAAGGTGATACTGAGGAAGACACTTCCAATGTCATGGATATCCTTGGGAAGCAGAATGTCAGAAAAGTGATGGGAAGAAGGCAGATTACACCAGGAGAGGAGGGCCTGGGAGTAAGGAATTGGAGACAGGAGTGTAGATCACTCAAATGCTGAGGgtgcaagagaggaagagaaatagtACAATAGCTTGAGTCAGGGAGGATTGGGGAAAAGATTTGGGGTTGGCGGGGGGAgtggtttattgtttttgaaaggAGCTTCACTAAAGGCAGATAATAAGGAACCAATAGGAAGCTGAAAATAAAAGCTAGATAAGAAAGGACTAtggaggggcacttggctggcttgGTCAGAGGAGTgtacagctcttgatctcggggtcatgagttcaagccccacattgagtgtagagattactcaaataaataaaacttaaaaaaaaaaaaaaaaaggactatggGTAGAAGAGGATCTTAGAGCAATGAATATCAGGTGCCAGGCCAGTCTATTAGAATTTAATCCACTTTGTCCCCTTTCCTATCAGGACTTGCATTTCAGCACTCTTCTCTTGTCTCTTTGGGGCAGTCTGAGCATATCCCATCCTCTTCTGGAATGAGGACTGGAAATCAATAAGCCCCCTCTGCAGTTGCTGTGTTTCTTGCTGCAGCCCTATCCTACCACCAGCTGTTAAGCCACAAACACTGCCACAGTCGAGAAGACTGAACAGGTCAACAAGCACCTGTTGGGTCATAGCCATAGGAGTTGTCCCATGTGTTTAGAAGACTGGTTTTCCCCAATCCCCAGGCCCCTCTCTTGCCCCACTcaacatacacacatgtgcactaCCACTACGTACACCACCCCAGCCAGCAGTTTGGGCAATGAATCACCACTCAGGTTCACCCCAAGAGCAGCTACTTATTCTGTCACCTGGAGAGTAACATTGTTGGCTAAGggcttgaggtttgtgagttgaaCACACCTCACTCCTGCTTCTCATGGCTACCCTTAGTAGTGAACCACGCACTGTCCAGCATCGCTAGGGTTGTCACCTCCTGCCAATGAGGCAGCACCTAGCCAGACATATAAATAGGCAGTCACCACCAGAGAAGCCTTCCATTGCCAAGTCCTCTGGCCACCTTGCCTGGCCTGGCCACTGGAGGGGCCTTCCTAAAATTCCAATCTGACCACATCACTACCCTACTTAAAGGCCATCAAGTCCCTCCTCCACCCAtggtctacaaaaaaaaaaaaatccaaactcctcagCATAGCTTATAGATCCTTCTGGATCTGTTCCCCTCAGCCTCACCAGTGCAAGGCCTGCCAGTCTCTTATCTCTGTCTTCATTCTCCCATAGAGAATGACCTGTCATTCCCCAAAGTCACTCTGTTTGGGCATCCCTGCACCTGGGAAATAATGGTTTCTCTATAATTCTAACCCTGGCTGTCCTCTTTGTTACCTGCCTGGGGTTCTGGGACATCTAACTGGGGCTCCTGCTCTTGAGCATCAACAttctaaaaggaaaattacaCTCTGGTAAGGATCAGGAGAGCTGAGTTCTAGTCTTGGCTTCGGCACCAACTCCCTgggtgatcttggacaagttttATGGGTCTTTCTGGGTCTTAGTCTTCCATCTGGGAAGAATGAATAAGATAATATCCACAATTCTCTGGCTGCCTTGGGAAATAATACTGCCTTTGTGGGCACCCATCCCTGCCTTTGCCTCTTGCCACAGGGCTGACTTCTGACACACAGACCTTCTATAAACactctaaaagagaaaaacaaaagttaaaaaaaaaaaaaaaactggctgcAACAAGCCCCAGCTTGGCATTTTGGGTAACTATTCATGGGAAATTGattaaagaggaaggaggaaggaaggaactacCAGGAAGATTTGCTTTGAATCTCCCAGAAGGTGCTGTCACCTTTAGATGTTACCGGGAAGAGGAAAGGACAGTAGAGGGGAAGGCAAAGGGCACAGACAAGAGAAGGCTAGTCCCCCAGGCAAAACCCAAACTCCCTTCTCCTCTTTtcccctgctctcctgccctAAATATAAGGGCTCTGTGAGGGGGCTCTGGCTCCCGAGTGCCCCCTGGACCCAAGTTCACTAAAGTAGGGAGACAGTGGCTTAGCTGTTCCCCTTCTCCCAGCAGCATTAGCACTCGAGACATCTGCCACCAGGCTAAGTACACCTTGGTGGGGAGCTAAGGCAACAGTACTTTAGCAACACCAAACATACTAACTACACCATTCACTCCTGGGTGGTGGAAGACATCAAATTAGTTATTCTCTGAGAAGTCCAACCATAGTGAGGGGACACACTTTCTTAAATCTTACCTCTACATAGATGAAAAGCTGTGCCTGCATTTGTTACTTCACCTCTACTTCAAAAAGCATTTTCTAGGGACACTGGCTGACTCtcagaagagcatgggactcttgatctcagggtcataagtttgagccccatgttggctgtagatattactaaaaaataaactaaaaaaagagcaTTTTCTATTGTGTATCAGctatatttaaagtaaaagataggggcgcctgggtggcgcagtcggttaagcgtccgacttcagccaggtcacgatctcgcggtccgtgagttcgagccccgcgtcgggctctgagctaatggctcggagcctggagcctgtttccaattctgtgtctccctctctctctgcccctcccccgttcatgctctgtctctctctgtcccaaaaataaataaacgttgaaaaaaaaatttaaagtaaaagataaaataaatatcaggggcacctgggtggctcagtcagttgagcgtctgactcttgattttggctcaggtcatgatcccccggttgtgggattgagccccatatccagctctgcacagagcttgcttgggattctctctctctcccccctcactctctgcccctccacaacttgcactctctcacacacatactctctctctctttcaaaataaataaagatttaaaaataaaataataaaaaataattttaaaatagaaacgataaaaacaaaattcccttcttaattaattaaaaattttaaagcattttcagaGTTTGTTCAGTATGCCCATAAAAGAACCTTCTCTCACTGGCTCCTGACTTTAATGCGGTTAAATGTAGTCATTCCCCATCCTGGAATCTGAGCCACACCAAGCAACATCTCCAGGACTGGCTAACATGTATGAAAAGCTTACTATATGcaaagtgctgctctaaacacttTAAATGAATTAACTCTGATTCCACCAGGCCCTGTACAGTAGATATTTTGatgccattttacaggtgaggagacaGTCACACAGCAATTAGGTGATATGTCCAATGTTACAGAGCTAGTCAGTAGCACAGCCAGCATTTCAACACAGGCAATGTGGCTCCCAAgctgctttctaatttttttattcccCAAGCTGCTTTTTTAATCACTATTCTGGACTGTCCCACCAGGCCAGAAAAACTGCCCCTGGGAGAGTCTAAATGGACAGATAGTGTGCACATTATTTTGTCTTTGATAACTTCTATTACCCAATTTTCCAATTAAGAtagcaaaacatatttttatagaaCATACATGAATATGTAATGCATATGAAAATCCATGCTGTTAACAACctctatttgttttatatactcatcttttatttatttttatttatttacttttttagagagagagcaagtgcagggaagggacacagagagagaaagagaatccaaagaaggttctgcactgtcagcacagagcccaactcggggctccatctcatgacactgagatcatgatctgagcgaaaatcaagagtcagatgtttcaccaactgagccacccaggctctatattactttttaaagtaacatatatatgctactttttttttttataatgggaTAATACTCTACACACTAATTTGtatggtgtttttcttttaattgagatATCATTCAGATACCATAAAAtccaccattttaaagtgtgaatttagtggttttagtatattcacaaagttgtgcaatcatcaccacagtCTTACGCCAGACATTATTATCTcctcaaaaagaaacctgtaTCCATTACCAGTCACTCCTCATTCCTCATCCCCTCCATCCAACCCCATCCCTGGCAACCAATAATCTACTTCCTGACTCTACGGACTTACTTGTTGAGATATCATATAAATAGAACAATACGATATGTGACCTTTTGCAtctagcttctttcatttagcatgttttcatggttcctccatgttgtaacatgtatcagtacttcgtTCCTTTTTTTGGCTGAATATAGTCCATTGTATaactataccacattttgtttatccattcatcagtggatacacatttggattgtttccactttttagctattatgaataatgctattatgaacatttgtgtacaaatttgTGTGTGGAtgcagatttcatttttcttgggtatatacctaggagtagaatagttgggtcatatggtaactctgtgttttaacttttgaggaatgGCCAGACTGTTTTCTACAATGGCTACACCATTTTCTATTCCCACAGCTGAGTATGAGTTTTCCAATTATTCTACCTTTTTgctaatacctttttttttttttttttggtagttatcCTAGTGGGCATGTGAACTGGgacctcattttggttttgatttgcatttcccttatgatttgcatttcattcattgaacatcttttcttgcaCTT
This genomic interval carries:
- the PCBP1 gene encoding poly(rC)-binding protein 1, with product MDAGVTESGLNVTLTIRLLMHGKEVGSIIGKKGESVKRIREESGARINISEGNCPERIITLTGPTNAIFKAFAMIIDKLEEDINSSMTNSTAASRPPVTLRLVVPATQCGSLIGKGGCKIKEIRESTGAQVQVAGDMLPNSTERAITIAGVPQSVTECVKQICLVMLETLSQSPQGRVMTIPYQPMPASSPVICAGGQDRCSDAAGYPHATHDLEGPPLDAYSIQGQHTISPLDLAKLNQVARQQSHFAMMHGGTGFAGIDSSSPEVKGYWASLDASTQTTHELTIPNNLIGCIIGRQGANINEIRQMSGAQIKIANPVEGSSGRQVTITGSAASISLAQYLINARLSSEKGMGCS